Proteins found in one Salinimonas lutimaris genomic segment:
- a CDS encoding TorF family putative porin, which translates to MKNVKKLSALALAIATSSLLVGPAFADDLSANVSVTNNYIWRGLTQTTNEPAVQGGIDYSHDSGFYAGTWASNVQYGADDVYSYEHDLYFGFAGESGDISYDVGYLYYNYDAEAEFDFAEIYGTVGYGAFSATLYLLAHTEADEAEGQDFGFGKASYISLDYATEIMSGTELGLHVGHHQGDFAEAFNGLTESYNDWAVSLSKDGFSFAITGTDMDSDEPAAMGGYDNDEIKFVVSYGIDIQL; encoded by the coding sequence ATGAAAAACGTTAAAAAACTGTCTGCTCTGGCGTTAGCAATTGCCACATCCAGCCTGTTAGTCGGCCCTGCCTTTGCAGATGACTTATCTGCTAATGTGAGTGTGACGAATAACTATATCTGGCGTGGTCTGACCCAGACAACCAATGAGCCAGCTGTTCAGGGTGGTATTGATTATTCTCATGACAGCGGTTTTTATGCCGGGACCTGGGCATCGAATGTTCAGTATGGTGCCGATGATGTGTACTCGTACGAACATGATCTGTATTTTGGTTTTGCCGGTGAATCTGGCGATATCAGCTATGATGTCGGCTACCTGTATTACAACTATGATGCAGAAGCCGAATTTGATTTTGCTGAGATTTATGGAACAGTAGGTTATGGTGCGTTCAGTGCCACATTATACCTGCTGGCGCATACCGAAGCCGATGAAGCAGAAGGTCAGGATTTTGGTTTTGGCAAAGCCTCGTACATTTCACTGGATTACGCCACCGAAATTATGAGCGGCACTGAGCTGGGTCTGCACGTAGGTCATCATCAGGGTGACTTTGCTGAAGCATTTAACGGTTTGACCGAAAGTTACAATGACTGGGCGGTTTCACTGTCAAAAGATGGCTTCTCGTTTGCTATCACCGGCACCGATATGGACTCGGATGAGCCTGCGGCTATGGGTGGGTATGACAACGATGAAATTAAGTTTGTGGTATCTTACGGGATTGATATCCAGCTGTAA
- a CDS encoding HDOD domain-containing protein translates to MNIAAMTTTTRMSPPSVEERFDSLLVCPDLLAGQMGKRRPGEVAFEESEQNFSRRRLLGVEKAAIAQKRRQAESEASFIGRISEQLHSMILQDIESYTADIPHLYAKTLGLTDNIPEMLDVLSTRAASVSRLEPVVASAPWLFDELLHIVNTPKFRRRDSRGRVIPVETLRTALSFLGIENLRMLLPAFVLKRAMPQITDPFPQIKIKTQQFAYGVAVTARTLAPMSDCHPASAFTLGILSTLGRCAVTRQYFKTFETLHRQMLEEAEKQRQPDVHEALTKIRPQANYLIALQEEFADKLTATLFDFMVFQRLPVTNAMAQLSHPTAPVTDPLARLIQQARVYTRVRMLHHTRCIDKDEVRQQLRGQHFARGALDKLKTVDIFSLPLTFDTDPH, encoded by the coding sequence ATGAATATCGCCGCGATGACCACCACCACCAGAATGTCACCTCCTTCTGTTGAAGAGCGTTTCGACAGCTTGCTGGTCTGTCCGGATTTGTTAGCTGGGCAAATGGGTAAACGCCGTCCCGGTGAAGTGGCCTTTGAAGAATCAGAACAAAACTTCAGTCGTCGCCGGCTGCTGGGCGTGGAAAAAGCCGCGATAGCCCAAAAGCGTCGCCAGGCCGAATCCGAAGCCTCGTTTATCGGCCGAATCAGCGAACAGTTACACAGCATGATTCTGCAGGATATCGAATCTTATACCGCCGATATTCCCCATCTGTATGCCAAAACCCTGGGACTCACCGACAATATTCCTGAGATGCTGGATGTTCTGTCGACCCGTGCTGCTTCGGTATCACGACTGGAACCAGTGGTTGCCAGTGCGCCCTGGCTGTTTGATGAACTTCTGCATATTGTTAACACCCCTAAATTCCGCCGGCGGGATTCACGGGGTAGAGTGATTCCGGTTGAGACCCTGCGTACAGCACTGAGCTTTCTGGGTATTGAAAACCTGCGCATGCTGCTACCGGCCTTTGTGCTAAAGCGTGCCATGCCGCAAATTACTGACCCCTTTCCACAGATAAAGATCAAAACCCAGCAGTTTGCCTATGGTGTGGCAGTCACCGCCCGAACCCTGGCCCCGATGTCAGACTGCCATCCTGCCAGTGCCTTTACCCTGGGGATATTGTCCACCCTGGGCCGCTGTGCGGTAACCCGTCAGTATTTTAAAACCTTTGAAACCCTGCACCGTCAGATGCTTGAAGAAGCAGAAAAGCAACGGCAGCCGGATGTTCATGAAGCACTGACTAAAATACGGCCTCAGGCAAACTATCTGATTGCATTGCAGGAAGAATTTGCCGATAAACTGACCGCCACTCTGTTTGATTTTATGGTCTTTCAGCGTCTGCCGGTGACCAACGCCATGGCCCAGTTGAGTCACCCGACCGCTCCTGTGACCGACCCGCTGGCCCGGCTGATTCAGCAGGCTCGGGTGTATACCCGGGTGCGCATGCTTCACCATACCCGGTGTATTGATAAAGACGAAGTCAGACAACAATTGCGGGGGCAGCATTTTGCCCGGGGCGCGCTGGATAAGCTCAAAACAGTCGACATTTTTTCCTTACCACTGACATTTGACACTGACCCACATTAA
- a CDS encoding DUF2970 domain-containing protein: MMVSLMPHRRARAKRFTPVLSGSQPGFLSIVLSVLASAFGVQSQQNYQRDFSQGNLVAYLVIGVLFVALLVAALAMLVLFITRYYG; encoded by the coding sequence ATGATGGTCAGTTTAATGCCGCACCGAAGGGCACGCGCTAAGCGCTTTACTCCTGTTTTGTCTGGATCACAGCCCGGCTTTTTGTCTATTGTGCTGAGTGTTCTGGCCAGTGCATTTGGTGTGCAGAGTCAGCAAAATTATCAGCGGGATTTCAGTCAGGGTAACCTGGTGGCCTATCTGGTCATCGGTGTACTGTTTGTGGCGTTGCTTGTAGCTGCGCTGGCGATGCTGGTGCTATTTATTACCCGCTATTACGGATAA
- a CDS encoding anthranilate synthase component II, protein MLLLIDNFDSFTHNLARYFVELGETVEVVRNNALTLDDIDNMAPDRVVISPGPCTPNEAGISLAAISHVAGRIPLLGVCLGHQAIGQVYGGTVTGARQIRHGKVSVVQHNHQGLFTGLPEQFNATRYHSLVIAPQTLPAQFQVDAWCEEPDGYREIMAMSHRTLPIYGIQFHPESLLTEHGHAMLARFTRCTLPQVALI, encoded by the coding sequence GTGCTGCTGCTGATAGATAACTTCGACTCGTTCACCCACAATCTCGCCCGGTACTTTGTTGAACTGGGTGAAACCGTGGAGGTAGTGCGCAATAACGCATTAACCTTAGATGATATTGACAACATGGCACCTGACCGGGTGGTGATCTCCCCCGGCCCCTGCACCCCTAATGAGGCCGGCATCAGCCTGGCGGCCATTTCCCATGTGGCGGGGCGTATTCCGCTGCTGGGGGTTTGTCTTGGGCATCAGGCGATTGGTCAGGTATATGGCGGCACCGTGACCGGCGCCCGACAGATCCGTCATGGCAAGGTATCGGTGGTGCAGCACAATCATCAGGGACTGTTTACCGGTTTGCCTGAGCAGTTTAATGCTACCCGTTATCATTCTCTGGTCATTGCACCGCAAACCCTGCCGGCGCAGTTTCAGGTCGACGCCTGGTGCGAAGAGCCCGATGGTTACCGTGAAATCATGGCGATGTCACATCGTACACTGCCCATCTATGGAATTCAGTTTCATCCGGAGTCGCTGCTGACCGAACATGGCCACGCCATGCTTGCCCGCTTTACCCGCTGCACCTTGCCCCAGGTAGCGCTCATCTAA
- a CDS encoding Dam family site-specific DNA-(adenine-N6)-methyltransferase, which yields MMQKKNRAFLKWAGGKYSLVEHINARLPQANKLIEPFVGAGSVFLNTSFKRYLLNDINPDLINLYNLLKAQPDAVIHDTQRFFTPEYNREAMYYDLREEFNQTSDPYYRAILFVYLNRHGYNGLCRYSLGGRFNVPFGRYKKPYFPAEEMIVFAEKAQRATFTCLPFEKVFSRARKGNVIYCDPPYAPISKTAAFTSYAAHSFGIDAQTRLARLAVRTSAKRHIPVLISNHDIPVIRELYQGADFTNLSVKRSISQKGATRKPVPEVLAYFAPRTSPVKPDLSVIAGNK from the coding sequence ATGATGCAAAAGAAAAACCGGGCCTTTTTGAAGTGGGCCGGGGGTAAGTACAGTCTGGTAGAGCACATAAATGCCCGGTTACCACAGGCCAATAAACTGATTGAGCCATTTGTGGGTGCCGGTTCGGTATTTTTAAATACCAGTTTTAAGCGTTATTTGCTTAACGATATCAACCCGGACCTGATCAACCTGTATAACCTGTTGAAGGCTCAGCCTGATGCAGTGATTCATGATACCCAGCGTTTTTTCACGCCTGAATATAACCGTGAAGCCATGTACTATGATCTTCGCGAAGAATTCAATCAAACCAGTGATCCCTACTATCGGGCCATTTTGTTTGTTTATCTGAACCGGCATGGTTATAACGGACTGTGCCGTTACAGTCTGGGGGGCCGGTTTAATGTGCCCTTTGGCCGGTATAAAAAACCGTATTTCCCGGCCGAGGAAATGATCGTTTTTGCCGAAAAAGCCCAGCGTGCTACCTTTACCTGTCTGCCATTTGAAAAAGTGTTTTCGCGGGCCCGCAAAGGCAACGTGATATATTGCGATCCGCCCTATGCGCCAATCAGTAAAACAGCAGCGTTTACCAGTTATGCCGCCCACAGTTTTGGGATAGATGCGCAGACCAGATTAGCCCGTCTGGCGGTAAGAACAAGTGCCAAACGTCACATTCCAGTCCTGATCTCCAATCATGATATTCCGGTCATCCGGGAGTTGTACCAGGGTGCTGATTTTACCAACCTGTCGGTCAAACGCTCGATCAGTCAAAAAGGGGCAACCCGTAAGCCCGTGCCCGAAGTGCTGGCCTATTTTGCGCCGCGCACCAGTCCTGTTAAACCAGATTTATCCGTAATAGCGGGTAATAAATAG
- a CDS encoding sensor domain-containing diguanylate cyclase, whose translation MQKYSHLSTRPRKIQYAILALLAVLVLAGSGWTLLVAQEPSMPSAGFLGAYGTAVFLLEIISAILLFAHYRQTGLLTFAALSMAYLWVAILAPVQVSLLSDSLNLFSLITASNGDAAWMWIAWHIGFPILVTAAMLVDGSHPIRARHTWRWAIGLFGGLFAVAGFVMAATLLSWFELPSLISQGRDFSDQLSLIYGPAVMFTCALALTVVVVKGKLENSIYSWLALAMLAALCEAVVVIYSGARFSYGWYAARVLSVVSSSAVVIALLIENIHLQHKVVRQNMTLKRMATMDELSGLANRRELDQRLRAEVKRAMRERTSISLIMLDVDHFKKFNDNHGHVTGDLCLKHVASCLQRNILRHTDLAARYGGEEFAILLPNTEEEDAADLAEHIRKTIAFSPILLEGDTMLSVTASFGVACLIPNRLEDASELLTTADAALYAAKGAGRNCVQRPPQSWHAGRDNLEQTISSNTHYLRESHPAEKKA comes from the coding sequence ATGCAAAAATATTCGCATCTCAGTACCCGGCCACGTAAAATTCAATACGCTATTTTGGCTTTACTGGCTGTGCTGGTGCTCGCCGGCTCTGGCTGGACCTTGCTGGTTGCACAGGAACCCAGCATGCCATCGGCTGGCTTTTTGGGTGCTTATGGTACAGCAGTATTTTTGCTTGAAATCATCTCTGCCATTTTGTTGTTTGCCCATTACCGGCAAACCGGTTTACTGACCTTCGCCGCGCTAAGCATGGCTTACCTGTGGGTGGCCATTCTGGCCCCGGTCCAGGTGTCATTACTGAGCGATAGTCTGAATTTATTTTCCCTGATTACTGCCTCCAACGGTGATGCCGCCTGGATGTGGATTGCGTGGCATATCGGTTTTCCTATTCTTGTGACAGCCGCCATGCTGGTAGATGGCAGTCATCCTATCCGGGCCAGGCACACATGGCGCTGGGCTATTGGTCTGTTCGGCGGTTTATTCGCGGTTGCCGGCTTTGTGATGGCGGCCACGTTACTGTCATGGTTTGAATTACCCAGCCTGATTTCACAGGGCCGGGATTTTTCAGACCAGCTGTCCCTGATTTACGGTCCGGCTGTGATGTTTACCTGCGCGCTGGCGCTGACTGTGGTGGTGGTAAAGGGCAAACTGGAAAATTCCATTTATTCGTGGCTTGCGCTGGCCATGCTGGCCGCGTTATGTGAAGCCGTTGTGGTTATTTATTCGGGCGCCCGCTTCAGCTATGGCTGGTATGCCGCCAGAGTGCTGAGTGTGGTCTCTTCTTCGGCGGTTGTAATTGCGCTGCTGATCGAAAACATTCATCTGCAACACAAGGTGGTGCGCCAGAACATGACCCTCAAAAGAATGGCCACTATGGATGAACTGTCGGGCCTGGCAAACCGGCGGGAACTCGACCAGCGTTTACGGGCCGAAGTTAAGCGGGCCATGCGTGAGCGTACATCTATCAGCCTGATTATGCTGGATGTTGACCACTTCAAAAAATTTAATGATAACCACGGCCATGTGACCGGCGATCTGTGCCTGAAACATGTGGCGTCCTGTTTACAGCGAAATATTCTGCGACATACTGATTTGGCTGCCCGCTATGGCGGCGAGGAATTTGCTATTTTACTGCCCAATACCGAAGAAGAAGATGCAGCAGATTTAGCCGAACATATACGTAAAACTATCGCTTTTTCGCCGATCTTACTTGAGGGTGATACCATGCTCTCGGTAACGGCCAGCTTTGGCGTGGCCTGTCTTATCCCCAATCGTCTGGAAGATGCATCAGAACTGCTGACTACCGCAGATGCTGCGCTATATGCGGCTAAAGGAGCCGGACGCAATTGTGTTCAGCGTCCGCCACAATCCTGGCATGCCGGTCGCGATAATCTGGAACAAACTATTTCCAGCAACACGCATTACCTACGGGAATCCCACCCGGCTGAGAAAAAAGCCTGA
- the trpS gene encoding tryptophan--tRNA ligase produces the protein MSNKPIVLSGCQPSGQLTLGNYMGALKQWVSMQTDYDCLYMLVDQHAITVRQEPEKLYNACLDGLALYLACGIDPKKSTLFVQSHVPEHAQLSWVLNCYTQMGELNRMTQFKDKSAKNENNINVGLYAYPVLQAADILLYQADKVPVGEDQKQHLELTRNIATRMNNLYGDMFTLPDPYIPEFGARIMSLQEPDRKMSKSDTNPKNYIGLLEDPKKITKKIKSAVTDSDEQARIYFDPEEKAGVSNLLTLLSLATNKSIDSLVPEYEDKMYGHLKGDVAEAVVALIEPIQEKYKALRDDRAYLDEVMKSGAEKASAKAAVTLEKVYETIGFIKKP, from the coding sequence ATGAGCAATAAACCAATTGTTTTAAGTGGCTGCCAACCTTCAGGCCAGCTAACCCTTGGCAATTATATGGGCGCATTAAAACAGTGGGTTTCCATGCAAACTGACTACGACTGCCTTTATATGCTGGTTGATCAGCATGCCATCACGGTCAGACAAGAACCTGAAAAACTGTATAACGCCTGTCTTGATGGTCTGGCGCTGTATTTAGCCTGCGGCATTGACCCGAAAAAAAGCACCTTGTTTGTGCAGTCGCATGTGCCCGAACATGCCCAGCTGTCCTGGGTGCTGAACTGTTATACCCAGATGGGTGAGCTAAACCGGATGACTCAGTTCAAGGACAAGTCAGCCAAAAACGAAAACAATATTAATGTGGGACTGTATGCCTATCCGGTTTTGCAGGCCGCCGACATTCTTTTGTATCAGGCAGACAAGGTGCCGGTGGGTGAAGATCAGAAGCAGCATCTGGAACTGACCCGTAACATTGCCACCCGAATGAATAACCTGTACGGCGATATGTTCACCCTGCCAGACCCGTATATTCCCGAATTTGGCGCTCGTATTATGAGCCTGCAGGAGCCGGATCGTAAGATGTCCAAGTCAGACACCAATCCGAAGAACTATATCGGTTTGCTGGAAGATCCGAAGAAAATCACCAAAAAAATCAAAAGTGCGGTTACCGACTCTGACGAGCAGGCCCGTATTTATTTTGATCCGGAAGAAAAAGCCGGAGTGTCTAACCTGCTGACCCTGCTGTCGCTGGCCACCAATAAATCGATTGATTCACTGGTGCCTGAATATGAAGACAAAATGTATGGCCACCTGAAAGGGGATGTGGCTGAGGCCGTCGTGGCCCTGATTGAACCGATTCAGGAAAAGTACAAAGCCCTGCGTGATGATCGAGCCTATCTGGATGAAGTGATGAAAAGCGGTGCGGAGAAAGCGTCAGCCAAAGCGGCTGTCACACTGGAAAAAGTGTACGAAACCATCGGTTTTATCAAAAAACCTTAA
- the rpe gene encoding ribulose-phosphate 3-epimerase: MSDFLIAPSILSADFARLGEEVDKVLEAGADIVHFDVMDNHYVPNLTIGPMVCEALRKHGVTAPIDVHLMVKPVDSMIDMFAQAGASYISFHPEASEHVDRSLQLIIDAGCKPGLVFNPATPLHYLDHVMDKLHHILIMSVNPGFGGQQFLPTTYDKLRQVKQRVAQSGRNIRVEIDGGVKVDNIRSVAEAGADMFVAGSAIFNQPDYKTVIDQMRAELAQVNA; the protein is encoded by the coding sequence ATGTCTGATTTTCTTATTGCTCCGTCTATCTTGTCTGCTGACTTTGCCCGGCTGGGAGAAGAAGTGGATAAAGTACTGGAAGCTGGCGCTGATATTGTACATTTTGATGTTATGGACAATCACTATGTGCCAAACCTGACCATTGGCCCCATGGTATGTGAAGCGCTGCGAAAACATGGCGTTACCGCACCAATTGATGTTCACCTGATGGTGAAGCCGGTCGATAGCATGATTGATATGTTTGCCCAGGCGGGGGCCAGTTATATCAGCTTTCACCCCGAGGCGTCTGAGCATGTTGACCGCTCGCTACAACTTATCATTGATGCCGGCTGCAAACCCGGTCTGGTATTTAATCCGGCCACGCCGCTGCATTACCTGGATCACGTAATGGATAAGCTGCATCATATTCTGATCATGTCGGTCAACCCGGGGTTTGGCGGACAGCAGTTTCTGCCCACAACCTATGATAAACTGCGTCAGGTCAAACAGCGGGTGGCACAAAGCGGAAGAAATATCCGCGTAGAAATTGACGGTGGCGTAAAAGTGGATAACATTCGCTCCGTTGCAGAAGCCGGCGCCGACATGTTTGTTGCGGGTTCGGCCATTTTCAATCAACCCGACTATAAAACGGTTATCGACCAGATGCGCGCCGAGCTGGCGCAGGTTAACGCATAA